The Streptomyces sp. DH-12 genome has a window encoding:
- a CDS encoding permease, with amino-acid sequence MAVLVALGAFLMTLAGGWSAHRVTDRRHLVLGLAGGLMLGVVGLELLPESLEAAGTEVYGVPAALLLFVAGFLLAHLVERLLAHLPRHLDSARAGGTPMAAHGAAENHGRTPEVGLTAAAAMVGHSAMDGVAIGAAFQVGGGMGAAVAVAVIAHDFADGFNTYTLTHAYGNARRRALAMLGADAVAPVAGAASTLFFTIPEPLLGGYLGLFGGALLYLAAAEILPEAHHAHPARSTLVCTVAGVLFIWLVVGAAH; translated from the coding sequence ATGGCGGTCCTCGTCGCGCTGGGCGCGTTCCTGATGACGCTGGCCGGCGGCTGGTCGGCACACCGTGTGACCGACCGCCGCCACCTGGTGCTGGGCCTGGCCGGCGGACTGATGCTCGGCGTGGTCGGCCTGGAACTCCTCCCGGAGTCCCTGGAGGCCGCCGGCACCGAGGTGTACGGGGTACCGGCGGCGCTGCTCCTCTTCGTCGCCGGCTTCCTGCTGGCCCATCTGGTGGAACGGCTCCTCGCCCACCTCCCCCGGCATCTCGACTCCGCTCGAGCCGGGGGGACCCCCATGGCCGCGCACGGGGCGGCCGAGAACCACGGCCGCACCCCCGAGGTGGGCCTCACCGCGGCGGCGGCGATGGTCGGGCACAGCGCGATGGACGGCGTGGCGATCGGCGCCGCCTTCCAGGTCGGCGGCGGCATGGGCGCCGCCGTCGCGGTCGCCGTGATCGCCCACGACTTCGCGGACGGCTTCAACACGTACACACTCACCCACGCCTACGGCAACGCCCGCCGCCGCGCCCTCGCGATGCTGGGGGCGGACGCCGTGGCGCCGGTCGCGGGCGCCGCCTCCACCCTCTTCTTCACGATCCCGGAGCCGCTGCTCGGCGGCTACCTCGGCCTGTTCGGCGGCGCGCTGCTCTACCTCGCGGCGGCCGAGATCCTGCCCGAGGCGCACCACGCCCACCCGGCCCGCTCCACGCTGGTGTGCACGGTCGCCGGGGTGCTGTTCATCTGGCTGGTCGTGGGCGCCGCCCACTGA
- the cobI gene encoding precorrin-2 C(20)-methyltransferase gives MSSRLIGVGVGPGDPELVTVKGVNALRAAEVVVVPVMDTGERGRAEATVLHYVPAEKVVRVVFALNERTDRARREAAWDAAGERVAGLLRERGRVAFATIGDPNVYSTFTYLAQTVAGLVPGVVVETVPGITAMQDLAARSGAVLTEGTEPLTLVPVTAGASVLKEALAGPGTVVAYKFGRQAGEVADALRETGRLDDAVWGSALGLPEESVRSAAELDGTPLPYLSTLIAPPRRGGGRGGKL, from the coding sequence ATGAGCAGCAGGCTGATCGGGGTGGGCGTCGGGCCCGGCGACCCGGAGCTGGTGACCGTCAAGGGGGTCAACGCGCTGCGGGCCGCCGAGGTCGTCGTCGTCCCCGTGATGGACACGGGTGAGCGGGGGCGGGCCGAGGCGACCGTGCTGCACTACGTACCCGCCGAGAAGGTCGTCCGGGTGGTGTTCGCGCTGAACGAGCGGACCGACCGGGCACGCCGCGAGGCCGCCTGGGACGCGGCCGGCGAGCGGGTCGCCGGACTGTTGCGGGAGCGGGGGCGCGTGGCGTTCGCGACCATCGGCGATCCCAACGTCTATTCGACCTTCACTTATCTCGCGCAGACCGTCGCCGGGCTGGTGCCGGGGGTGGTCGTGGAGACCGTGCCGGGGATCACCGCCATGCAGGATCTCGCGGCGCGGTCGGGAGCCGTGCTGACGGAGGGGACCGAGCCGCTCACCCTGGTGCCGGTGACCGCCGGGGCGTCCGTGCTGAAGGAGGCTCTGGCCGGGCCCGGCACGGTCGTCGCGTACAAGTTCGGGCGGCAGGCCGGTGAGGTCGCCGACGCGCTGCGGGAGACCGGGCGGCTCGACGACGCGGTGTGGGGGTCCGCGCTCGGGCTGCCGGAGGAGTCCGTACGGTCCGCGGCGGAGTTGGACGGGACGCCGTTGCCGTATCTGTCGACGCTCATCGCGCCGCCCCGGCGTGGGGGCGGGCGGGGCGGGAAGCTGTGA